In the genome of Thermodesulfobacteriota bacterium, one region contains:
- the rny gene encoding ribonuclease Y, whose protein sequence is MIEWIIGSAVSGFVIGLVLYYLLRTTLEKRNAGKDKRKAQTILEAARKESEAIKMQAELKVREIKEKAKSEIERESREKHKEFSKMENRLQNREDNLDRKFESLERRELEVGKKEREFSTKEKSILDKEKELNMIIEDAKKKIESIAGMTKEAAKNELINIIEDEARHESAKKLKQIEEELQQASERKAKDIIALAIQRYAGQYTSEKTISVVNLPSDDMKGRIIGREGRNIRSIESRTGVDIIIDDTPETAVISSLNPIRREIARLALESLISDGRIHPARIEEVVSDVEAEIEKEIQKAGEEAVFDIGAHNMHPELVKLVGKLKYRTSFSQNILSHSLEVAFICGVMAAEIGYNEKLARRAGLLHDIGKALDHDVEGSHVEIGEEVVRKYQEPPEVIEAVAKAHDPQPQAILPILVQAADAISAARPGARRETYETYVKRIEEIESIAGSFRGVEKCYAIQAGREVRVIVESGKVNDEEGVLLSHEIAKKIEKEVAFPGQIKIIVIREVRATAYAN, encoded by the coding sequence ATGATTGAATGGATAATCGGGTCAGCTGTATCGGGATTCGTAATAGGTCTTGTCCTTTATTATTTGTTGCGAACAACCTTGGAGAAAAGGAATGCTGGGAAGGATAAGAGGAAAGCTCAGACAATTTTAGAAGCGGCAAGAAAAGAGTCTGAGGCAATTAAGATGCAAGCTGAGCTCAAAGTACGGGAGATTAAAGAAAAGGCAAAATCTGAGATTGAGAGAGAATCGCGAGAGAAACACAAGGAATTTTCTAAGATGGAAAATAGGCTTCAGAATCGCGAAGACAATTTAGATAGAAAATTCGAATCTCTTGAGAGAAGAGAGTTGGAAGTAGGTAAAAAGGAAAGGGAATTCTCTACAAAAGAAAAGTCTATTTTGGACAAAGAAAAAGAACTAAACATGATTATTGAGGATGCGAAAAAGAAGATCGAGAGTATAGCTGGCATGACAAAGGAAGCGGCAAAAAATGAGCTTATTAATATCATAGAAGACGAAGCTAGGCATGAATCTGCAAAGAAGCTAAAACAGATAGAAGAAGAGCTGCAACAAGCTTCAGAAAGAAAGGCAAAGGATATTATTGCACTCGCAATACAAAGATACGCCGGACAATATACGAGTGAAAAGACAATCTCGGTCGTGAACCTCCCAAGTGATGATATGAAGGGACGGATCATAGGCCGCGAGGGTAGAAATATACGCTCAATCGAGTCTAGAACTGGTGTGGATATTATTATAGATGATACACCCGAGACCGCGGTAATATCCTCATTGAACCCTATAAGAAGAGAAATCGCTAGGCTCGCGTTAGAATCTCTCATATCGGATGGAAGGATTCATCCTGCCAGAATCGAAGAGGTCGTTAGCGATGTGGAAGCCGAGATTGAAAAGGAGATCCAGAAGGCGGGAGAGGAAGCTGTTTTTGATATAGGTGCGCATAACATGCATCCTGAGCTTGTAAAGCTCGTAGGAAAATTGAAATACAGAACCAGCTTTTCACAGAATATATTGAGCCATTCCCTTGAGGTGGCTTTTATATGCGGAGTAATGGCGGCGGAAATTGGCTATAATGAAAAACTGGCGAGAAGGGCGGGTCTCCTCCATGACATTGGAAAGGCGCTTGATCATGACGTTGAGGGCTCTCATGTAGAAATTGGAGAAGAAGTAGTTAGGAAATACCAAGAGCCTCCGGAGGTTATAGAAGCTGTTGCTAAGGCACATGATCCTCAACCACAGGCTATTTTACCGATCCTTGTTCAGGCGGCAGACGCAATCTCTGCGGCGAGACCAGGGGCAAGAAGGGAGACATATGAAACATATGTAAAAAGAATAGAAGAAATCGAGAGTATTGCCGGTTCTTTTCGCGGCGTCGAAAAGTGTTACGCAATCCAGGCGGGTAGAGAAGTAAGGGTCATTGTTGAGAGTGGTAAGGTGAATGACGAAGAGGGGGTTTTGCTTTCTCATGAGATTGCTAAAAAGATTGAGAAAGAGGTTGCATTCCCAGGACAAATAAAAATAATCGTAATACGGGAAGTACGTGCTACCGCATATGCAAACTAG
- a CDS encoding 5-formyltetrahydrofolate cyclo-ligase — MKPLLLKVKIEWGKNQKKREGRLSNNCVSEGVRLSSPNLLEEDYSISIVKPRIRREFLNARLRLSEDEVDKKSELISSFLIQLPCYKLAKSIALYFPIKNEVDTYRIFKNATESGKKVYYPRVDGYFLSFHGVDSTESLKSGNFGIPEPNENSPAILTEDLDLVIVPGLVFNLAGGRIGYGKGYYDRSTKLINREKRIALAYSFQIQNSIPVSKFDIKMGYLITELGIVSCAGGSGGT; from the coding sequence TTGAAACCTTTGTTACTCAAGGTGAAGATCGAGTGGGGAAAAAATCAAAAGAAGAGGGAGGGGAGGCTTTCAAATAATTGTGTTTCAGAGGGAGTCAGATTATCATCACCTAATTTATTGGAAGAGGATTACAGCATTTCTATTGTTAAGCCGCGGATTCGCCGCGAGTTTTTAAATGCCAGGTTACGTCTAAGTGAAGATGAAGTTGATAAAAAAAGCGAACTAATTTCAAGTTTTCTTATTCAACTTCCGTGTTATAAACTAGCTAAGAGTATAGCTCTTTACTTTCCGATAAAAAACGAAGTAGATACGTATAGAATTTTTAAAAACGCTACCGAAAGTGGCAAGAAAGTTTATTATCCTCGGGTAGATGGGTATTTTTTGAGTTTCCATGGGGTAGATAGTACAGAAAGTCTTAAATCAGGAAATTTCGGAATTCCTGAACCAAATGAAAATTCCCCCGCGATCTTAACTGAAGACCTTGATCTAGTAATCGTTCCGGGATTGGTTTTTAACCTTGCTGGTGGAAGGATAGGGTACGGAAAGGGATACTACGACCGTTCAACCAAATTAATAAATAGAGAGAAAAGGATCGCATTGGCTTATAGTTTTCAGATCCAAAATTCGATCCCTGTTTCGAAATTCGACATAAAAATGGGATATTTGATTACGGAACTTGGTATTGTCAGTTGCGCGGGGGGAAGTGGAGGGACATGA
- a CDS encoding cell division protein ZapA gives MKISVFNKDYFIKTDADDEYVSEIASYLEEKLREASPNEDTISAPRPFLLATLKIADEYFRLKREFEEFKNRAEQKSNSLVELLDNSLKSIETFVTQGEDRVGKKSKEEGGEAFK, from the coding sequence ATGAAGATAAGCGTATTCAACAAAGATTATTTTATAAAGACAGATGCCGACGATGAGTACGTGAGTGAAATCGCCAGTTATTTAGAAGAGAAATTAAGAGAGGCATCACCCAATGAAGATACCATATCTGCACCTCGACCATTTCTTCTTGCTACTCTCAAGATAGCGGATGAGTATTTCAGATTGAAAAGAGAGTTTGAGGAGTTTAAAAATCGTGCTGAACAAAAATCAAATAGCCTGGTTGAACTGTTGGATAATTCTCTTAAATCTATTGAAACCTTTGTTACTCAAGGTGAAGATCGAGTGGGGAAAAAATCAAAAGAAGAGGGAGGGGAGGCTTTCAAATAA
- the prfA gene encoding peptide chain release factor 1 produces the protein MIETGLLKRLDEVEKKYLKIERYLSNPSLTPSEIHRYSKERSELGELVEIYREYKQTSKEIEENKALISDKELGALAREEITILERKLQMLNDKMQLMLLPKDPMDDKNVFLEIRAGAGGDEAALFAADLLRMYSRYAERNGWKTDILNINETGIGGIKEIILAIEGKRVYSRLKYESGVHRVQRVPTTEAGGRIHTSTATVAVLPEPDDVEVNIDTRDLKVDTFRASGPGGQHVNKTDSAIRITHIPTGIVVQCQEERSQHKNRAKAMRMLKAKLYELEEFKRQNEISSIRRNLVGSGDRSEKIRTYNFPQGRITDHRIKLTLHKIEAILDGDLEGLIDPLVNYHQSENLKQISYQ, from the coding sequence ATGATAGAAACCGGACTGCTAAAACGTCTCGATGAAGTCGAGAAAAAGTATTTGAAAATAGAGAGATACCTAAGTAATCCCAGTTTAACTCCCTCTGAAATACATCGTTATTCCAAGGAGCGCTCTGAGTTGGGTGAATTGGTCGAAATATATAGAGAATACAAACAAACATCGAAAGAAATTGAGGAGAACAAAGCTTTAATCTCGGATAAGGAACTTGGAGCTCTCGCACGCGAAGAAATAACAATTTTGGAAAGAAAGCTCCAAATGCTTAACGATAAGATGCAGCTAATGCTTCTACCGAAGGATCCAATGGATGACAAAAACGTATTTCTAGAAATCCGTGCCGGAGCTGGTGGTGACGAAGCAGCTTTATTTGCTGCCGACCTTCTCAGAATGTATTCCAGATACGCGGAAAGGAATGGATGGAAAACAGATATACTGAATATCAATGAGACAGGAATCGGCGGCATAAAGGAGATAATTTTAGCAATTGAGGGCAAAAGGGTTTATAGCAGATTGAAATATGAAAGTGGAGTACACAGGGTTCAGAGAGTACCAACCACAGAAGCGGGAGGAAGGATTCATACCTCTACTGCGACCGTAGCAGTGCTTCCTGAACCTGATGATGTTGAGGTAAATATTGATACCAGGGACTTAAAGGTCGACACCTTTAGAGCCTCTGGCCCTGGAGGCCAGCACGTTAATAAGACTGATTCGGCAATAAGGATAACCCATATTCCCACGGGAATAGTTGTACAATGCCAGGAGGAGAGGTCTCAGCACAAAAATAGAGCTAAAGCAATGCGAATGCTAAAGGCTAAGCTTTACGAACTTGAAGAATTTAAACGTCAAAATGAGATTTCATCTATTCGTCGTAACCTTGTCGGGAGTGGTGATCGAAGTGAAAAGATAAGGACCTATAATTTCCCACAGGGTAGAATTACAGACCATAGAATAAAACTTACTCTTCATAAAATCGAAGCTATCCTGGACGGCGATCTAGAAGGGTTGATAGATCCATTGGTCAATTACCACCAATCTGAAAACCTCAAACAAATTTCCTATCAATAA
- the ccsA gene encoding cytochrome c biogenesis protein CcsA, translating to MDWKWIVPVFYLISSVFYCSYLWTKNPRVSVWGSAAVKIALISQSIILLTLYLKGTPLAGGLDRSLYFFSWFITLVYTILQSRIKADIIGAFVAPLGLIMTLPSVILPEGIIHNDPSLKNPWILIHIVLVFLGEALFTVAFIAGLLYIFQEQRIKSKRIGSFLKKLPSLTTLDKINHVCLLIGFPLITIGLALGLLSAKIVWADHWDWGQKETWSLITWFLYAILIHGRLASGWKGKKAAIGAVLGFAIILFSFIVIGYVAPGKHDFLGR from the coding sequence ATGGATTGGAAATGGATAGTACCGGTATTTTATTTGATTTCATCTGTTTTTTATTGCAGCTACCTTTGGACAAAAAACCCCAGGGTATCTGTTTGGGGATCAGCAGCCGTCAAAATTGCATTAATCAGCCAGTCCATCATACTTCTTACTCTTTACCTGAAGGGAACCCCCCTAGCCGGTGGTCTTGACAGATCTCTTTATTTCTTCTCGTGGTTTATCACGTTAGTCTACACAATCTTACAGTCAAGGATAAAGGCCGATATCATTGGGGCATTTGTCGCTCCCCTTGGCCTAATCATGACTTTACCCTCGGTGATTCTTCCAGAAGGTATCATTCACAATGATCCTTCGCTAAAAAACCCATGGATTTTAATTCACATAGTACTGGTCTTTCTTGGGGAAGCATTGTTCACCGTTGCATTCATTGCCGGGTTGTTGTATATCTTTCAGGAGCAGAGAATAAAATCAAAGCGCATTGGAAGCTTCCTAAAAAAATTACCTTCATTAACAACACTTGATAAAATAAACCACGTCTGTCTCTTAATAGGTTTTCCATTAATAACTATAGGACTGGCTCTAGGTTTGCTGTCTGCTAAAATTGTATGGGCTGATCATTGGGATTGGGGCCAGAAAGAAACTTGGTCGTTAATTACATGGTTTCTATATGCAATCCTGATTCACGGGAGACTGGCTTCGGGTTGGAAAGGCAAGAAAGCTGCAATAGGAGCTGTGTTAGGATTTGCTATTATCCTCTTTTCGTTCATCGTAATTGGTTATGTAGCACCAGGTAAACATGATTTTTTGGGAAGATGA
- a CDS encoding poly(R)-hydroxyalkanoic acid synthase subunit PhaE, translating to MSNEDIEHGEYYKRFYDIWEKSMLEALNIWKKNSDMNIKNEGDKSTEFDIVEYYKKFYETWEKTTSEALEKYINSPLFALNMGKFVEKSSELKKYFDEIVEKSLKNLRLPSKNDIDRIHSSINTIEAKINDLSEMVEELKSSKKPSKKR from the coding sequence GTGAGCAATGAGGATATTGAACATGGCGAGTACTACAAGAGATTTTACGATATATGGGAAAAGTCCATGTTAGAAGCCTTAAATATCTGGAAAAAAAATTCAGATATGAATATTAAAAATGAAGGAGACAAATCGACAGAGTTCGATATAGTTGAATATTACAAAAAATTCTATGAAACTTGGGAAAAAACTACTTCTGAAGCACTCGAGAAATATATCAACAGCCCACTGTTTGCTCTAAACATGGGGAAATTTGTTGAGAAGTCGTCTGAGCTCAAAAAATACTTTGATGAGATTGTGGAGAAAAGTCTAAAAAACCTGCGTCTACCATCTAAGAACGATATAGACAGGATTCATAGCTCAATCAACACCATCGAAGCAAAGATTAATGACCTTTCCGAGATGGTCGAAGAACTAAAGAGTTCAAAGAAACCATCCAAAAAGAGGTAG
- the phaC gene encoding class III poly(R)-hydroxyalkanoic acid synthase subunit PhaC, translated as MSSDYINAVIQETEKIKQKVSKAIDMALINPPEVKVGTTPHKVVFTENKLRVLHYYPTAEKTYPVPLVMIFALVNRPYILDLKPGRSVVEVLLNKGIDIYMLDWGVPGDEDKDLNLDHYINRYIYKVISKVKKISGADKVSVLGYCMGGTMSAMYTALHPEDIKNLILLAAGIDFKVEGTLNLWGDKHYFDVDKFVDAFGNVPPEFLQSGFLFMKPVQNLVSKYVNFYENIENNNFIENFLAMEKWLNDNIPVAGEVFREFIKYCYQENLLVENKLRINGKIVDLSKIKCSVLNLIAENDHLVPPASSKAFNDLISSKDKEAIIYPTGHIGMSVSSKSLRDLWPKVADWLIARSKSD; from the coding sequence ATGTCATCAGATTATATAAATGCCGTTATTCAAGAGACTGAAAAAATTAAACAAAAGGTCTCTAAAGCAATAGATATGGCTCTAATTAACCCACCAGAAGTAAAGGTTGGTACGACTCCTCATAAAGTGGTTTTTACAGAAAACAAACTGCGTGTACTCCACTATTATCCTACTGCTGAAAAAACATACCCTGTACCGCTTGTCATGATATTTGCCCTCGTGAACCGTCCATATATACTGGACTTAAAACCAGGAAGAAGTGTAGTTGAGGTTTTGCTCAATAAAGGCATTGATATATATATGCTTGACTGGGGGGTCCCTGGTGATGAGGATAAAGACCTCAATCTAGATCACTATATAAATAGATATATATATAAAGTGATCAGTAAGGTTAAAAAGATCTCAGGCGCCGATAAGGTAAGTGTTTTGGGGTATTGCATGGGCGGAACCATGTCCGCTATGTATACCGCACTCCATCCAGAAGATATTAAAAACCTAATCCTTTTGGCTGCAGGAATTGACTTTAAGGTCGAAGGTACATTAAACCTTTGGGGTGATAAACACTACTTCGATGTGGATAAATTTGTTGATGCATTTGGAAATGTTCCGCCCGAATTTCTCCAATCAGGGTTTCTTTTTATGAAACCTGTTCAAAATCTAGTGTCGAAATATGTGAATTTTTATGAAAACATAGAAAATAATAACTTCATCGAAAACTTCCTGGCAATGGAGAAATGGTTAAACGATAATATCCCGGTTGCGGGGGAGGTTTTCAGAGAGTTTATAAAGTACTGTTATCAAGAAAATCTACTCGTTGAAAACAAACTTAGAATAAACGGTAAGATAGTTGATCTCAGTAAGATTAAGTGCTCTGTATTGAATCTAATCGCTGAGAATGATCATCTTGTACCACCGGCATCAAGCAAAGCCTTTAACGATTTAATATCCAGTAAAGACAAAGAAGCCATTATTTATCCTACAGGCCACATTGGAATGTCTGTGAGCAGCAAATCTTTAAGGGATCTATGGCCTAAGGTTGCCGATTGGTTGATAGCTAGATCAAAATCCGATTAA
- the fabG gene encoding 3-oxoacyl-[acyl-carrier-protein] reductase, giving the protein MIEELTDLKGKVALVTGGSRGIGRAIALALAEAGADILLNYSRSDKQADQVKKEIEKMGRKCVTVRADVGRFEQAQNLGKAVMNHFGKVDILINNAGVNRDRTLRRMTPEQWNEVIQTNLSSIFNCTKAVLEPMIAQNSGVIISVSSIIGEMGNVGQANYASTKAGIIGFTKSVARELAKNNIRVNAIAPGFIETDMLGTVPEDIRNQIRGQIALGRFGTPEEIALAVLYLCSPAASWITGVTLRINGGHYI; this is encoded by the coding sequence GGGTATAGGTAGGGCAATTGCTCTAGCTTTAGCTGAAGCGGGTGCTGATATATTATTGAATTATTCGAGGAGTGATAAACAGGCTGATCAGGTGAAGAAAGAGATTGAAAAGATGGGAAGGAAGTGTGTTACCGTTCGTGCAGATGTTGGAAGGTTTGAGCAAGCCCAAAACCTTGGCAAGGCTGTTATGAATCATTTTGGGAAGGTCGATATATTGATAAATAATGCCGGTGTGAACAGAGACAGGACACTGCGCAGAATGACTCCAGAACAGTGGAACGAGGTTATACAGACTAATCTTTCAAGCATATTTAATTGTACCAAGGCTGTGCTTGAGCCTATGATTGCTCAAAACAGCGGCGTAATAATTTCTGTTTCATCCATTATTGGAGAGATGGGTAATGTTGGTCAGGCCAACTATGCCTCAACAAAGGCTGGAATAATTGGATTTACGAAGAGTGTGGCTAGAGAGCTCGCAAAAAACAACATTCGCGTGAACGCTATAGCGCCCGGGTTTATCGAAACTGATATGCTTGGTACAGTACCAGAAGACATCAGGAATCAAATAAGGGGTCAGATTGCATTAGGTAGATTTGGGACACCTGAAGAAATTGCCCTTGCGGTATTATATCTTTGTTCGCCAGCAGCGAGCTGGATCACAGGTGTGACTCTAAGAATCAACGGTGGTCACTACATTTGA